One Enterococcus silesiacus genomic window carries:
- a CDS encoding PTS galactitol transporter subunit IIC, whose translation MLDALQWFVDLGAIVVLPILIFVFGMILGTKPAKAFTSALTVGVGFVGLNLVIDLLSSSLGPAAQAMVERFGLNLTTIDVGWPAAAAISYGTVLGSLAIPIGVLLNVGLIILGLTKTLNVDIWNFWHGAFIASLVYALTGNFAIGIAATVVYMMMILLFGDILGPVVKKFYGFPNITFPHGTAAPGFIFAIPMNWLFDRIPGIKNWKADPETIQKRFGIFGDSTVMGFLIGLVIGLFAGYDVAGVLQLAVKTGAVMVLMPKMVALLMEGLTPISEAANEFVKKRFPGRELYIGMDAALSVGHPAVLSSSLLLVPITILLAVILPGNTTLPFGDLATIPFLVCLMAAVFAGNIVRTVIAGSIYMVSILYITSWVAPLVTMSAKAANFDLQGNSSITALAEGGLWTTWMYVGLTKLLSWGGLAIIGVVVLCGMIYVNKILPKRQVNK comes from the coding sequence ATGTTAGATGCGTTACAGTGGTTTGTTGACTTGGGTGCAATCGTCGTTTTACCAATCTTGATTTTTGTGTTTGGTATGATTCTTGGAACAAAACCGGCTAAAGCTTTTACATCTGCTTTGACAGTCGGTGTAGGGTTTGTAGGGTTGAATTTGGTGATTGATTTATTGAGCAGTAGTTTAGGGCCCGCGGCACAAGCGATGGTTGAGCGTTTTGGTCTAAATTTGACAACTATCGATGTGGGCTGGCCGGCGGCTGCCGCAATTTCATATGGAACTGTTTTAGGAAGTTTGGCCATTCCTATTGGCGTGTTACTAAATGTGGGATTGATTATTTTGGGGTTAACGAAGACCTTGAATGTTGATATTTGGAATTTTTGGCATGGTGCGTTTATTGCTTCTTTAGTTTACGCATTAACCGGAAATTTTGCGATTGGAATCGCAGCAACAGTTGTTTACATGATGATGATTTTATTGTTTGGCGATATTCTAGGCCCAGTTGTAAAAAAATTCTATGGTTTTCCTAATATTACATTTCCGCATGGCACTGCGGCACCAGGCTTTATCTTTGCAATACCGATGAATTGGCTATTTGATCGTATTCCAGGCATCAAAAATTGGAAGGCAGATCCTGAAACGATCCAAAAACGTTTTGGTATTTTCGGCGATTCGACGGTGATGGGCTTTCTGATCGGCTTAGTGATTGGTCTTTTTGCAGGATATGATGTTGCTGGAGTTTTACAACTAGCCGTTAAAACAGGTGCTGTGATGGTGTTGATGCCGAAAATGGTTGCACTTTTGATGGAAGGATTGACGCCAATTTCAGAAGCAGCTAATGAATTTGTCAAGAAGCGTTTTCCTGGAAGAGAATTATATATTGGGATGGATGCTGCATTATCAGTAGGACATCCAGCCGTTCTGTCTTCTTCCCTGTTATTAGTACCAATCACAATTTTATTAGCAGTTATTTTGCCAGGAAATACAACCTTGCCGTTTGGAGATCTTGCAACGATTCCTTTCTTAGTTTGTTTAATGGCTGCTGTTTTCGCTGGAAACATCGTTCGAACGGTAATCGCAGGTTCAATCTATATGGTAAGTATTCTTTATATCACGTCTTGGGTCGCTCCACTTGTTACGATGTCAGCTAAGGCAGCAAACTTTGATCTACAAGGAAATTCAAGTATTACAGCACTTGCTGAAGGTGGCTTATGGACGACATGGATGTACGTTGGTCTGACCAAACTATTAAGCTGGGGCGGTTTAGCCATCATAGGAGTAGTTGTACTATGTGGAATGATTTATGTGAATAAAATTTTACCCAAAAGACAAGTAAACAAATAA
- a CDS encoding PTS galactitol transporter subunit IIB: MKKMLIMCGTGVATSTIVTNKVKEWLKAKGYENDVRLYQSKVADEMNRIDDYDIIVSTTVVPDKIKDKIIMGLPLLTGMGTEEMYQEIEAKIKE, translated from the coding sequence ATGAAAAAAATGTTGATCATGTGTGGTACTGGTGTAGCTACTTCTACAATCGTAACAAACAAAGTGAAAGAATGGTTGAAAGCAAAAGGGTACGAAAATGATGTACGATTATATCAATCAAAAGTCGCTGATGAGATGAACCGAATTGATGATTATGACATTATTGTTAGTACAACGGTCGTTCCAGATAAAATCAAAGATAAAATCATCATGGGCTTACCGCTATTAACAGGAATGGGAACTGAGGAAATGTATCAAGAAATTGAAGCTAAAATCAAAGAATAG
- a CDS encoding fructose-bisphosphate aldolase, whose translation MLVTSKELFEQAQKEQFAIPATNFFDLDSARAYVSVAERMNKPLILAFAQAHMDMMSLEEAALIGNYLAKKAKVPVVLHLDHGQNEAIIKQAIELGFSSVMIDASLDPFAENVRRSKAITDYAHERGVVVEAEIGFVGSGVNYENHDHSDSIYTEVKDAMRFVEETNVDSLAVSIGTAHGFYKGTPKISFERLAELQKAVKIPLVLHGGSSSGDDNLHRCATEGISKINIFTDFITAAMKTIEEENPTDYFQLKKEANQAMEKTLEHYFTVFSTK comes from the coding sequence TTGTTAGTTACATCTAAAGAATTATTTGAACAGGCTCAAAAAGAACAATTTGCTATTCCCGCTACTAATTTTTTTGACTTAGATTCAGCACGAGCATATGTGAGCGTGGCTGAACGTATGAATAAGCCTTTAATTCTTGCTTTTGCACAGGCACATATGGATATGATGTCATTAGAAGAGGCCGCTTTGATTGGAAACTATTTAGCAAAAAAAGCAAAAGTACCGGTGGTCTTACATTTAGATCATGGACAAAATGAAGCGATTATAAAACAAGCCATAGAATTAGGATTTTCATCCGTCATGATCGATGCGTCCCTTGATCCATTTGCAGAAAACGTTCGTCGTTCCAAAGCAATTACAGATTATGCTCATGAAAGAGGCGTCGTTGTTGAAGCAGAAATCGGGTTTGTCGGTTCTGGTGTGAATTATGAAAATCACGACCACAGCGATTCCATATACACCGAGGTAAAAGATGCGATGCGCTTTGTTGAAGAGACCAATGTAGATTCTTTAGCTGTTTCGATTGGAACAGCTCACGGGTTTTATAAAGGAACACCCAAAATTAGTTTTGAACGCTTGGCAGAACTTCAAAAGGCTGTAAAAATACCGCTCGTATTACATGGAGGTTCTTCTTCAGGCGATGATAACTTACATCGATGTGCCACAGAAGGAATCAGTAAAATCAATATATTTACTGACTTTATTACGGCAGCAATGAAAACGATCGAAGAAGAGAATCCTACCGATTATTTTCAATTAAAAAAAGAGGCCAATCAGGCAATGGAAAAAACATTGGAACATTACT